The DNA region GTAGTTTTGTTGAGCGCAAAGCAAAGAGAGATGCCGCTACAATTCAAAGAAGAGCAGACGAAGATGCAACTCGGACTAAAGAAGCAGTAGACAACACAAAGAATGTTGTTGAACGCACTGTTGATAATATCAAAGATGCTTTTGGTAAATAGTAATCTTATTTGATTTCGTTCAAATCGAAAGCCTTAGATCCCGACTTTTTACAAGAGTCGGGAATCTTGCTGTTTATAAATAATTTAGGAAAGTCTAAATTATTGCACAAATTATATAAACTTCATGCTGTGATTTTAATCGCATGTTATTTGCTAGTTATCTCAGAAGTAAAACAAAATTTTATAATTATTAATTTAGAAAGATTATTTTACTAAAAAAATACTGAGTTTAACTAAAGCGAGTGATTTAGCTAAGGAATCTCCGCAAAATGTGGCTGTAACACCTGTTTTTTATACGAATTAGCAACTATCTTTAAGTAGCATCACTTATTGACAAATGTGCTTTGAGTTTAACTGATTTCAATTTTATTTGGACAAATTGTTAATGGTTAACAAATTTTTCACTATTATCAATTACGAAGTTATACTTTCCGCTACAACTTAGTAACAATGTAAGAGTCTGATAATGTGAACAACCCGGCCGTGGGAAAATCAAAATACCGAAAACCTGAAGTTAGAGAGGAAAACCCTATAATATGCATCTGAGCGAAATCACCCATCCTAATCAGTTGCACGGTTTATCTGTTCGCCAACTGCAACAGATTGCCCGTCAGATTCGAGATAAGCATCTCCAAACCGTAGCAGTTAATGGTGGACACTTGGGGCCAGGGTTGGGTGTTGTAGAACTAACACTAGGACTTTACCAGACGCTGGACTTAGATCGGGATAAAGTGATTTGGGATGTAGGACACCAGGCTTATCCCCACAAACTGCTTACAGGACGATACGATCGCTTCCACACCCTCAGACAAAAGGACGGAGTTGCAGGTTATCTCAAACTCTGTGAAAACAAGTTTGACCACTTTGGGGCTGGACATGCTTCTACAAGTATTTCAGCAGCATTGGGCATGGCTTTAGCACGAGACTTGAAAGGGGAAAAATTTAAAGCCGTCGCTGTTATTGGAGATGGGGCGCTGACTGGGGGTATGGCTTTAGAAGCCATCAACCATGCCGGACACTTGCCAAAAACTAACCTGTTGGTTGTTCTCAACGACAACGACATGTCTATATCTCGCAACGTCGGCGCGATTCCCCGTTATCTGAACAAAATGCGCCTCAGCCAGCCGGTGCAATTTATTAAAGATAATCTTGAAGAACAATTTAAGCAAATTCCCTTCGTGGGTGAATCTTTGTCTCCCGAACTCGGACGCATCAAAGAAGGTATGAAACGCTTGGCTGTTCCCAAGGTAGGTGCAGTTTTTGAAGAACTCGGTTTTACCTACATTGGGCCAGTCGATGGGCATAATCTCGAAGAATTGATTGCCACCTTCCAACAAGCACATCAAATACCAGGCCCAGTTTTGGTACATGTAGCAACAGTCAAAGGCAAAGGTTATGAAATTGCCGAACTAGATCAAGTTGGCTACCATGCCCAAAGCCCCTTCAACGTAGCAACTGGCAAAGCCATTCCTTCTAGCAAACCCAAACCTCCGGCTTATGCCAAAGTCTTTTCTCACACTCTGGTGAAACTTGCCGAACAAAACCCCAAAATCGTTGGGATTACTGCGGCGATGGCAACGGGGACAGGCTTGGATAAACTTCAAGCGAAACTGCCTAATCAATATATTGATGTCGGCATTGCTGAACAACACGCAATCACCCTAGCAGCAGGACTTGCAACTCAAGGGATGCGCCCCGTAGCTGCCATTTATTCTACCTTTCTGCAACGCGCTTATGACCAGATAATTCACGATGTCTGCATCCAAAACCTGCCAGTATTCTTCTGTTTGGATAGGGCAGGAATTGTCGGATCTGATGGGCCTACCCACCAAGGTATGTATGACATCGCTTATCTGCGTTGCATTCCCAATATGGTAATAATGGCACCCAAAGACGAAGCAGAATTGCAACGCATGGTAGTAACTGGCGTTAACCATACCAGTGGCCCGATCGCTATGCGCTATCCTCGTGGCAATGGCTACGGTGTCCCCTTGATGGAAGAAGGTTGGGAACCTTTAGAAATCGGCAAAGGAGAAATTCTGCGTACAGGCGATGACGTATTAATCGTTGGCTATGGCACAATGGTTTATCCAGGAATGCAAGCTGCGGAAATTCTCAGCGAACACGGCATTGAAGCAACTGTAATTAATGCCCGTTTTGTTAAGCCTTTGGATACCGAGTTGATTTTACCTTTAGCTAAGAAAATTGGCCGAGTTGTCACCTTAGAAGAAGGCTGTGTCATGGGTGGCTTTGGTAGTGCGATCGCTGAAGCTTTACTAGATGCAGATATCCTCGTTCCTGTCAAGCGATTCGGTGTTCCAGATGTATTAGTAGATCATGCTGAACCCAATGAATCTAAGACAGAATTAGGTTTAACTAGCCATCAAATAGCAGAGAGAGTATTGCAAGCTTTCTTTAAGCAGCAAGTATCTGCTGTGGTTTAGTTAATTTATCAACATTAATTATTCAAAAATAACCCCTAGAACAGGGGTTATTTTCCTGAGAATATTAGCGATCGCTATTTCTACTCATTGTCGTATATAAACGCTTTGGCAAAAAAACAGCGCTCATTGCCGCAGCCAGTAATCCTAACCCGAAACTAGCTTCTGGTACAGCCTGGAGTTTAGCCTCATCTGAGAATAACTCTTGGCTAGTAAATGGCAAGTTAGCTAAACTGGGATTTAAGCAAACATTAGTATTCGGTGGTTGATTAGGAATAGCAAGAGTTTGGCCCTGGTTAACCTCTGGTTTTCCATCGGTATTTACCTCTATGTGTAGCGGTGTAGGTTGACAAAATGATGGTTCACTGAGGTTAATAGCTGCAACTAAATCCCAAGCTGGGTTAGCAGGGTAAGCGCATCTAATTTTGTAGCTCTTGAT from Nostoc commune NIES-4072 includes:
- the dxs gene encoding 1-deoxy-D-xylulose-5-phosphate synthase translates to MHLSEITHPNQLHGLSVRQLQQIARQIRDKHLQTVAVNGGHLGPGLGVVELTLGLYQTLDLDRDKVIWDVGHQAYPHKLLTGRYDRFHTLRQKDGVAGYLKLCENKFDHFGAGHASTSISAALGMALARDLKGEKFKAVAVIGDGALTGGMALEAINHAGHLPKTNLLVVLNDNDMSISRNVGAIPRYLNKMRLSQPVQFIKDNLEEQFKQIPFVGESLSPELGRIKEGMKRLAVPKVGAVFEELGFTYIGPVDGHNLEELIATFQQAHQIPGPVLVHVATVKGKGYEIAELDQVGYHAQSPFNVATGKAIPSSKPKPPAYAKVFSHTLVKLAEQNPKIVGITAAMATGTGLDKLQAKLPNQYIDVGIAEQHAITLAAGLATQGMRPVAAIYSTFLQRAYDQIIHDVCIQNLPVFFCLDRAGIVGSDGPTHQGMYDIAYLRCIPNMVIMAPKDEAELQRMVVTGVNHTSGPIAMRYPRGNGYGVPLMEEGWEPLEIGKGEILRTGDDVLIVGYGTMVYPGMQAAEILSEHGIEATVINARFVKPLDTELILPLAKKIGRVVTLEEGCVMGGFGSAIAEALLDADILVPVKRFGVPDVLVDHAEPNESKTELGLTSHQIAERVLQAFFKQQVSAVV